aatggtttcaaaaAGATGCTCCatccgttcccgaaagtaagattttttagatttttttcttgtttcacaaatatagattttctatattgttaaggtatttttttatacttttgaggaaaattaattgaaaatatttgagttgattaaatttcattagtggaaagttattggaaagtgtataataaagtaaaaaataaattaaattataaacatttattaaattgttaATAAGCGTGTATACTCTAGAAAATACTACTTTcggaaacagatggagtatatgttttatattttcaatgcataaattaattgcaaattgtaaacttcaaaacacataATGGTGTTTATGAagattttattggttaaaacttaaaagttgTGGAGAATAGTTGATAACTGAAATTAATGCATTGGTAACTAAaatttgatatgtttttttaataagtgtgaaaaacCTAAAACATACGTATTTCTGAAACGAATGAGTATCGTTAAAAGGTCATGATTTACCATTTATTATGTTTCCTATAAGTTACAGTTTTCTATCTTATGTATCTTTTTCTTTGAATTACCTAGACTAGAAACCCATCTTTTGCtatatactgtatatatatatataaataaaatatttcttaaatatttacttCCGTATAAATCTTCTCCAAAGTCGTTTAAAGTTGACCATGAAAAATATTCGTAGCAAAGTAACTTTGGTGAATTTCAATGAAATTAGCGTTTGACACCCCACAAAAAAACATGCAAGATACAAGTAATGTCTAGGTTAAattcagaaacaaagagacgtTTTTCTATAATGCGGGAATTATTTTAAGAATGAAATTATAGCGAGctatcttagattttttttttttgtatacttACCAATTTCGAAGATAAACaggaaatcattttttttctgtaaatcGGTTTGCGGATAgagttttttcttctctctctcgttTTCCTTATTTGGTTAACATGGTCTACTGGAAGGACCAATACTAAGGTTATCTGATCCATGCACCGGTTAAAGTTATGTTTAGTTTCGTATGGTTCAGTTCAGTGAAGAGATGTCTCAATTGATAGATACGGTTTTAAAGTAGAAAATGTATGAGAAAAAGctgataatttttttcaaaaaaaaaaagctgataAATTGAAAAACACGGTTTAACTAAACATTATTACAATCACACTTGCAAGAAACTGAATATGACGAAACAGTAcatatattaaataagaattcacattcagaaaaaaaaaagccaacACCAACAACAACATAAGCACAAGCTTATGTTCAATAAGGTACCATATATTAAGATAACATTGATTTATAATCACATAAACCATGCCATTGTCCATCTCCGTTAGTTGTGTACGGAATGTCCAATACCAGGGCTATGTCCAGGTACCGTGGGCCTAAAGGTATCAACACCGTGGCTCGGTGGCGGCTGAAGTGGCTCAGCCGGTGGTAATAGCGGCACAGAGCCATCAGCGCTGATTTCCTCAGCCGTCCCGATGGTGGACGTGGTGAGTGTTCGGCCTTCAACGGAAC
The window above is part of the Brassica napus cultivar Da-Ae chromosome C8, Da-Ae, whole genome shotgun sequence genome. Proteins encoded here:
- the BNACNNG42880D gene encoding precursor of CEP3 encodes the protein MARINVYLFAFMLLLTIKQELGSVEGRTLTTSTIGTAEEISADGSVPLLPPAEPLQPPPSHGVDTFRPTVPGHSPGIGHSVHN